The genomic window GATTCTTAAATATGAGATTCGGATAAAAACTCAATTGCATGTATTCAAGAATAAACATGAGTATGATGCCTAGTCATACCTTTAAGACTGGTTGATGCATTGACGTGATCTTGTTTTCGTTATCATAAGCATTGTTATAGTAGTAACGATGATGTCAACAATGAAAACACAATGCTATCACAATGGTGTTTGATATACCCAACTTACGAATTACTAGGATATTGCATCGTCATTATGTTGTCAATATTTTCATAAGCCGTTACAGTTACTtagttccttggaccatgagaaTATTGTATGACCAACATACCAGATGGTTAATTACTTTGGGGTTACCAAACGCCACTCCATAACTGGGTGACAGTAAAAGTAACTTATGGATATACATGGAACATGTGTCTTAGTATCGGTAGTTTAAGACTGAGATTTGCTCCTCCAACGCTGGAGCGATACTCTATGGGCCCACACGGTATTACAGTATCATCATCATCTGGCCAGGCATATGTGATGGAGATCACAGGAATACCAAACTACGGATACGAGTAAGGAGAACAAAACTAGAAACATACAAATATTGTCAGAATTGCCGGCATTTGATGTCAACTCTACTAAAAGTGACGATGATGATAGTGACGGGGAAAGAGAGTTAGCAACCATTAAGCTCTCAGGTTTGTAGCATTGACCTAATCatcttttgttcttgtttttttTTAATTCTTAACTTAGTCATCTTTTAGAAGTGCATAGTTATTCGGTGTGGATTTTTGGGACATGGGTCTATGCGCACTCGATTCAGCAAAAAAAAAGGATAAAAaaatgatcaaggagttgatcacagagATACCGATGATATCTCACTCTTATGGGCAGAAAAAGAAGGGTACGCCTCACTTACAATCAGCAATAAACACAACAGAAGCCAAAAACACCATGCAACAAAACAACTTTACAAAAGGATCATGTGACGGAGCAAAGAGGCATGGTGCGTGATTGCCTCACCGCGCAAAGAAAAGAGAGCATTACTCCATATCTCCATTAGCTAGCCGCAGCTAGCACATCCAAGGCAAGCCCCTGCCGCCCACGGACTTGCTGCCCTTGGCCGCTATCCCAGACGACGCCCTCGTCTTCCCTCTCGTCTCCTTGCATGTCAACTGCAGCTCTGCCAGCCGGCCCTGCATTCGCCGCAGGCTCAGCCTCAGCGCCTCCTTCTTCTCGCCGTCTGCCCCAACCCATCTCGATATCGGCAACAACGAGGGGAGCCGGAGCACATTGGGCTGCAGGTGTAAGGACAATGCTTGTACTGAGATATCCGTTGGAATCCGCCGGTTCCTAGTCAGGTCCTTGCATGCCTCCAGTGTCAGCTTCTTGTGGTTGAGGCACCGGCACAGTGTCGCGCACTCCCCGACGGTCAGCTCGGCGTGAGACTGCATACATTCACACAGATACAAACATTATACTACTATCTCTCCGTCGCAAAATATTACTATGGCAGTAGGCTTTTATGGCTCTGGCATCTATTCATATACTTTTAATCTGAGTAAACCGAATAATTTACAGAATCATCAATATTTCTAGTTCGCCATCTATTTGAGAACAGAGATAGTGCACACGCTATGCATGCTGAGGCGCACAATTCATGGTGCAAGTCCACCTGTCCATCGTCAGCATCCCATATGATGCATACAATTCGGCTGCTTTGAAATGACCTCGTTACACAAGTATGGTGCAAAAGAGACTGTTATGATTGCTCTAACCAAAATGATTTTGGAGTCTGCTAAATCAAGGTCTCATAGATCTTTTTTATGTCTATAAGTCCATGGTCATGAGTTTACCCTTTATTTGTAAGTGATGAATAATACATGTCTTAATAAAGATGGTTATATGCATCACACTAATGCAATGGCTAGAGGTAATATAATCTTCTTTTCAGAAGAGGAAAAATGTAGTCGTTGGATGTAGCCCTGGGTGTTTTTAATATGATTAATTCGAATAGGTAAATATGCTTTTGATTCAATGTTTAATATTATACGAAACAACTATATTGTTTTTGGTTCGATAAATACCAAACTTTTTCGATACGGTTTCGGTAAATATCACATAAACCAAAGTTGATGCAAATTTTAAAATGACTGTACACCACAGGCCACACAATTACAAATGACAAGTCAGACACATAATGTTTTCTATTAATTGGCATCAAGTAGGCAGTACTATAGTAACAGCCGAGCATAGCACAACGTATGATCTGaccctttttttttttgagaaatcagtTTCAAATTTCACCACTTGCCTATTTTTGAATTCCTAATCGAATTTTCCTCAAAATTCAGTTGAACATTTGAAATTTTGAAGAGAAGTATATACTTACCTCGAGGTAGATGTCCACTGCCCTGTACACGCCATCGTAGCAATCCCTGGCGGAGTCCGGCAGGCTCTCTGCGACGGCGAGGAACCTGGACACCCTCAGCCCGTGGTCCGGCGAGATCTCCGCCAGGTACTTGTCCATCAGCCTCCCCACCTTCCTcatcctctgcgacgagccggcctcctcctcgtccatgGATCTCACGAAAACCCTGACGAGCCTCGTGACCAGGCTGACGTCGTACAcgccgctgccgtcgccggagacgaggaggTCGTCGAGCGTGGCCTGGTCTAGCATCTGCCCCACCAGCACCTCCATCTTTCGCCTGCATTCCTTGCTCAGGCCCACGGCTGACACGACCCGCAGAACCCAGAAGAGACCCCTGCAGGAgaacgccgccccgccgccggagtgCGCCACGCCGTGCACGGCCGTGTCGGCGAGTCCGACCAGGCTTCCCGAGTTGTCGACCTTGCGgagcgcggcggcgcgggggaggtaATGCAGCAGGAACCGCGTTAGTGTGAGGTTCTTGTTGTCCACGCCGTAGCAGCCGACCAGTTGCATTGCCTTCTCGACGGTCGGCGGGGATAGAGACGCCACGTCATCGAACCACCACTCCCTGCCGCCGCCCAAGCATGACCGCCTCACCGACTCCGGCGTCTTGGCGGGTGACGGCCGCCCGCTGGAGCCTCTGACCGTGTCtggcgaggacgaggaggagctgTTCGACGTCTCCGTGCCTTCAGCGATCCTCGAGAACAGAGCTGAGAGGAGCTTCGCTCGGAGGCCGGAGACGTCGGCTCCGAACGCCTCGCAGCTCTTGACGGCGGCGAGCACGTCGGCCCAGCTCCAGTAGCAGAGCCCGACGTCCACGAAGGCCTCCGCCTGGGCGAGGAGGTTGCCGGCACGCACCTCCTCGGTCATCTCCAAGAACGCGGCGGCGCAGTGCACGAGCGGGAGGTCAGAGGGGCGGAGCGGCGGGAGGCGGCCATTGCTGTAGCAGAACTGTGCCACGAGGTCGAAGCCCTCGCCGCCTCCAGGGAAGCCCGCGAGGTCGACGCACAACGACGCCTCTGCTCCTCCTCCGCTCTCGGCCTTCGTCTCCCGCGTCGCCATTGCCCTCAGCCTCCCCGAGAAGGCGCACATGACGCTCTGCGTAATCACTCGATCATATCAAATGCACCGGTGAGAATGTTAGAGAGCCATCGACCCCTTTATCCGACGCATGCATGCAGGTAGCAGTTTACGTACGTATGGCGGGTACCTGGTGGAGAAGAAGCGCGTGACGGCCATCGACGTGCACCTTGAGATCCCAGACCTTGTCCATGGCTTTCGAGAGAAGAGAAGAACGAAACTGGAAGCAATGGCAGCCTCGGAGGTGAGAGATGAGAAGATTTGCTCAGCCGTGGCTGGGAGTACATAGTAGGACGTACGCAGTCACAAGGGCACAGTGTGGTCAAGTGGTGCGTGGGTGTCCATGTGCCCAGTGGAAGGAAAATGTCATGGTTCACATAGGAAGAAAACAAAAACAAGTTTTGGTCAGGGTACAAATCAATGAACTCTTTATGGTGTGCTGGTGTTGTTGGCCTCTGTGGTTCCGAGCAGCAAGCGATCCATGGAGGAGATAGGGCAAAAAGGACACCCGGCCCTGCCTTCTGAATTCAGTAGAGCAAGCAAACAAGATGCGATCCCTATGAATATCCATTTCCAAGCCCATGTTCATCTGCGAGCAATGCTACATCTACGTGCAGATTGTTATGTACATTACGTAAAGAATGATTTGGCAGCAGCTAATTGGATATTAGTGAGGGTGCCGGGCCCACCCTAaaaatcaagggggggggggggggggcggatttAGTTTTGGTGGAAGGAAGTCACGTAGCAACACGTAAAAGCATCATAGAGATACAAAAAAAAACCTTTTTTGCATGGCAGACAATTTGGTGCGTGAGGTGCGCTCCAAATTTCAGATTATTTGAACATATGAATAGCTCTCAGTAGAAAAAGCCAATTGGGTTAGAATAGTACATGAGCATGAACATTAAACGTTTTTACAGACTCTAAAATTGTCTTTTTTGCCTAGAGCTGCTCAAATatccaaatgatctgaaatttggagcgcatctcacgcaccaaattatctaccatgcaaaaaaGTTGGATTATTTTGAATTTTTCTACTATTTGTTTTAAATTTACTTTTTCATcgcaggtgcagatgagcctgggcaccgaatcaCTACTCTCCAATCCCTACCCTTATTCTGTTGCGAGTCCAGAGGAGGATCCTAAATTAATTGATCATGggggtactacctccgtcctggtttattagtcccatttgtaatttgtgttaaattttgatcaAATATTTAAcggacaaaatgttagtgcatgtcaacaaaagttatatcgttggatttgtatttgaacatagttttcaatgatataatttttagtgccatgcatgaacattttgttagtttatgCTCAAAATTTGGCACATATTACAAAAgggaccaataaatcaggacggaggtagtattgtGCATGGGTTGAAATTTAGCACCGCTAAAACAGAGCGGCTGTACTCACCTCCTTTCCTTTTAGATAGCCTAATCTAGGGGTCTAGGACAAAGTTTGTGGTTGGATAGTTAGTAAGACAGTTGCACTCAAGCACAGCACACGGAGTTAAAGGTTCAGATTTGACGCTTTGGTGTCTTATTAATGCAGATTATTCTTACACGGGAAGGTGAAGTCCTGTCTATAGTGAGGTGTtcgtggtgacttcgtcaatcttcaAACTCCGCAACTTCTACCCGATCTTAAACGATTGATgatgtgtgtggtggtggtggtacgtgcgtgcgtgcgcacgtgTTTTAGTCAGTGTTTTCAACGAAAACAAATCTAGGGCTCCAAGGTGACATTGTCTCCCCCACCCTCGATATTAAGAAGAGCAATGCTACACTTATGAACTGGGGCTAAACAACTGGTAATTATTGCATACTGATGTTGCATCATTTTGCTAATTATCATCACTAGACCCCACACAGAGATTGGGGGGGTGCTAGTAGGTGGTTAGCCGAGGATTACGTCCGTAAATTTGATCTTGTAGGTTTTGCCCATAGGTTTGGTACTCTTCTGTATTACACAACCTTACAAGATCTAACTTATGGATGTGATTTTGCTGACCTCATTTCATGTATCCTCGCAAAACAAAACCTCATTGCATGTACAATTTTTTTGTAATATAAAGTGTCATGCATCATGCCAAAAAGAAGAGAGAATTGGAGCATGCATGGACAATTGCAAATACCTATTTTGGTGACcacctgcccctcccctcctccctgcCAGAGAGCTCCTCTGGGCAAAGCCTGCTCAGCAATGGCATCAGTGGGTCTATCGTTTCTCACATGGCATGGAGTAGCACGGGTTTCTCGACCGTGCATATGCACAATGCTTGTTTGCGTGGTTGCACGCAGTGCGGTGGGGGCGGGGGAGCTCACCCAGCGGCACTAAGGGCATCAAGGGCTCTGTGGTAGCAATCTATTTCACTAGTAAAAAATGAGCATTAATTAGAAGCGGCCATCGAAGGCGGTTGTGACCAAACTGGTCAAAGTCACTTGTAATACATCTAGCGTAGGCGGTTTACATTTTTGTGGACAGCTCCAGAGGCGTCTAGGAATACGAAATTGCCTGTAAGAAACATTAGAGGTGATTGCTCTTTTCCAACCTCCTCAAATTTCTCGGCatgggccggcgggagggctctatttttagtcgtttttttcagttttcctagggtttgtgtcggagaaacgactaaaaacggagccctcctgcccctatggccctagggccaccggagaggaggcggATCTGCGGCGGCATCGGTGGGAGGCAAAAACTCTAGCTTTTTtatggaggagaaggaggcggcggcTAGAGCGCAGATTGATAAGGCTCGAGCTCAAATGGAGGCAGAAAGTTAGGTTTTTTGCTTTAGCCCAACGATGAAACTAGTAACCTTTACTTGTATCAAAGGTGTTTCTAGCTTTGacttgtttgtgatggaataacaAAAAAAGTTAACTCATGCTAGTCGAAGTAGTTAGGACTTTGATGTCGAAGTAGTTAGAACTTTGATGTCGAAAATCAAGGTTAATTACGTTATACGATATCTGAATCTTTGTCTCTCTTTCTTCTATCAAGACTATATATCTATGTGTTGACTTCTgaacaaggttgtcagaatcacgatTTTGTTGTACGATTCTATGACTTTATGATCCAAACTATCCTCTCTGATTCTACGACTTTAATTCAtaaaatctacgtttctacgatcctaaTATTAAGATTCTACGATTTGTGATCCTACCATCGGAGCTCCAATCCGATTCAAAATCACAATTCTGACAACCTCGCCTCCGAAcatacttatgtcaaacataacccagtaAGATTTAAACTAGATAGTTTGTTTGCAGCTgtgttttattttagttgcattgCATTAGAAAATTTGAAGAGAAGAGGAAAGTGCAAGTCGGTGGACCTGCCTACTAGAGTCTCTCCGGCACCTCCTTTATACGGAGCGCTTTCTAGTTCATAGGTTGTATGTATCaataaatcttattgatttacatacatacagatgtatgaaaTCTTAACTGCATCAACATTAAATATTTTCTTTTACGGGTGTTCAGTTGAATTCATAAAATTATTTGAAGAGAAGATGAAGCCTTATTGTCAACTAACTCAACATAAATGATCCAATTGTTGGGGACGTTTCTTGACTAATACTCTTTTCTCTAGAATCATTTTTAGGGTTTTGTAAATATTCCATATGTTGGCTATGAAGTGCATAAATGCATGTTGGCTCTGAATTATAGATTATGTACCCATGTCTTTTACGAGATGCAAAGCTTTGCGCAAGTGAATGATGCATGCCTATGTTTATTTCACTCTATACTTTCAATTTCCTTGCCGTGACTGGTTCAGAAATACAAATATTGAGGGGTGTTTCTTTTTTCTCGAATACGAATATTGAGGAGTGTTTCATCTGACCATATTAGCAGGGGCAGCTAACAAAAAAAAAACCCTGGCATACAAATGGAGACAAGAGGGACCTAACCAGTTCGTACGAGACAAACCGATTCAAGTGCAGACAGAAATTCGTAGTGCTAAGCCAATCGAATACCATGACATGGATGGTAAGATAATGCACGCAGTCAGATGCCTCCAAGCTCGGCAGGAACAACATGCAGCTAGCTATAGTAGTGCtgcatgctactccctccgtccgaaaatacttgttatcaaaatggacaaaaagagatatatctaaaattaaaatacatttagatacatcttcttttatttattttgatgacaagtatttctggacggagggagtagctagcaaTGGAATCCACACCGCACAGGCGACAGCATGCATATATATACTCCGTATAGAGATGCCACCCGTGTGTCAGTTCAGACCACAAATGTGCAGCCAACCTGGATATTGTGTGCGGTGTAAATACCACCGTCGAGTACACTTGTATACATCCCTCTTTTTGCCGGTTGTGGTTTTTCATTTTGATTATTGTCCTTGTTTGGTTATATGAGATGCTCTTGGATCTTTGAATTTTTTAAATTCTTTTGGAAAAGGAGGaaaacccctggcctctgcatctgggctatgcatgcaaccactttattaattatttgcAAAAGACCTTACAAAGTGATACATTAGTAAGACTGAAACCACCATCTAGACAACATCTGTCGTTACTTCTAttcagttgatgaagggatgctaatagtctgggcctaataccaaacagacctcgcagacaaacctaacatctaagacctgaggccccaaccaagccacctGCCGGGTAAGGGGCACCCATCGGTCCGGCGCACACTCAGAGGTCGCCATCGCCAACtaccatcaatccatcttcagagatGTACTGACGTATCAACCTTGCCTGGTCTAACTGTCGTCGACGCCATCACGACGCCAGACAATGCCGCCATCACGCGCTCGTCCATCAACACATGCCCAGCAGCGAGACCCCGTTGCTCCATGACACTGGGAACCACCGTTGTCGACGTGTCAGATGCAACTCCGCAACTCCTTCGCGAACACCACCTGCTGCCACTGATCCCATCCCCTCCACCTGCAGTTCCTCTGCACTCCCAACCCCTGACGACACCTTCAGGAAGGTCACGACGTGAAGCGTTgctgccgccaaatccaaagagCATTGTAGGTTTTCACCAGGCATGAAATCGGGGTGGGTAGATTAGGCCCTCAATTGCGCCTTCATGAAGAAAAGCAACGCCCATGGATGCCGCCGCCGCTGGGATGACCAGACCGGCCAAGGTTTCCCTCGGACCCAAGGTACACCACCAGGGCTCACCGTCACCGGAGTCTGCATCCGCAAACCACCGGGACGACAATAGAGACAGCAGGAGGGAGGGGAACCACCAGATCTGACGCCGCGAAAACCACCGGAGGATCACCAACCGCACGATCCAATCCCCGGCAGCCCTCCTACCCCGCCGCGCCCGGACGAGGAGGCCAGCCAAGGGGCCGACGCCTCAGATCCTGCAGCCTCCGCCCCAGATCAGGCAGAGCATAGCCAGGCTGCCGCCACGGCTGCCCCTAGGAACCGGCCGGCCGCCACGCCGCCTCGCTCACGGAGACCGCCGTGGGCCAGATAAGGCCACCCGGAGACGAAGCGGACCATCTTAGCACTTAAAGCCACATAATACAGTATACACAGAAGAGTAAGAAGAGCTATATATTGATCAGAAAACACGTGTTTTGACCGACTCTACTGATCCAACGCGTTGTATTCAAAGTGCCTGCCGATCGATCGAGCTCGGCCGGTATACCAGAGGCATATGCTTGAGTTGAATAGCACGCTACTACTACATCAATCTTGGTCAATACTCCTACTGTCCTACTACTAGTACGGCAGTACTTGCCGGCTGGCCTTGGGACAGGCAAGTCTAGAGCCACGGACCGAAGCCACCAAGAAGTGACGAGAGTAGATATATATACACTGCGTGCACACATGTCAGTATCGGCTCGGACAGTTGCATATCCACATTTCGCGGCAGGCTATTCGGTCACGGGGGCAGCAAGGTTTGGCGTTGGGTGAGGCGATCTTTAGAGGCTTGGAAGCGGAGACGACGAATGTCGTTGGCTTGGCTGCACGCGCCAACGGGCCAACTAGGTGGAGGTGACGACGATTTCCCTGGTGCTCGATCGGCGGCCAGGCCGGCAATGCAAGCTCACGGAGTCACGGGTGCTCGGTGTATCGAACCTCTCGCTTGATGTGCAAAATGACAGGCCGGAAAAGAATGCATGAAAGAAGAAGGGAAAATACCCGCGGGTAAAGCATCCTCTCTCTCATGATGCTCGGGTGGTGTCATAATCAAGTCCTCCTTGGTATTCATTGAATTATTTTTGCCCTGAATACCAGCAATATACAGCAAATATAGCTACAATATAGTTATATACATCAACAAATCTTTGCTATTCATCTGAATACCAAGGAAGACTCCTGACGCCGCCCCTAATTGCAGTGGCGGATCTAGGATTTGAAGTTACCTGGGGCAAACTTGTAAAGGCAACAAAAATTCGAAGCCACGACAGACGATGCAATCAAAGATGACAATAAAAAATAATTGGCCAATATTGTGCATTCAGGCAAGACCATCAACACAATGAATTATTTAAAATAGTTTCATTATCAACTAGGCGAgaattatataacacaaaaatgTCATATAAAAATAACTTGGACTCCCGCTGGCCGAATTTTCTTATACCATCGTATCGTATTCGTAATTAATTTTAGTATTCAGCTTTCAAGAATCAAGTCAATGTGACAACAAATTATAGAATGGCAACAATTAAAAATGATAGAGCGAGAAGAGCAGAAAATAAGGGAATATCAAAAGAACCTGCTCATTGCTACGTCTGTTGACTGCTCGCTTGCAGTTCTGAGCGGGATGCGTGGTCGTGGCGATGGGGATGCTGCATCCTGCGCGGACGGCACCAGAAACAGGTGGACTTCCTTCTCCTCCAACGAACACCTCTGGTTGGAAGAACCTGGGAAGGGCCACAGCAAGGCGACAGGGGAGGGCATGGAGTAAGGTCAAGGCGGCGAGACAGGGCGACGACGTGAAGCCTTGGCTGATCGGTTTCGATCGATAGGGATTGGAACGTCAAAGCTGCGTACGGAAGTGAAATGGGCTGCATAAAGGAAAAGAATCTTATATTTTATTGGGCCTTAATCATTGGCCCATCTCCTAATCGAAGCGTTTTTCTCCCTTTATATTCCTGCTCGAAGCGTTCAGCTTCTTCTTCCTGCGTACAGGAAGCTTCTCTCGTCTCCCATGGTGGCCAGGATTAGCAGGCAGTACGGGGGTACCCTAGGTTCTCAAAATTTACCAGGGACACGACCCCACGCTGGATCCGCCCCTGCCTAATTGTGCGGGGCAGCCCTAACTCGTGTGGCCACGGGATTCAGTGGGGCCTACGGCGGCGTGGGAACGTGGATCCAGCGGTAGAGTGGCAGCTCAGCGGTGGTGCGGCTTCATGGAGGTGGCGTAGGCCCGTTTGTGGCTGGGCTCTTACTTGGCGTACCTCCTCTATCCGCGGGTGCCTGGGGCGCGATTTTTCGGGCAATGCGGCCTTCGACGgaagatggtggtggctgacgtcGTGTGGGACACTGGAGGCGACAGTGGAAATCCAGTCGAGCCGCATCCCTACTCAACTTCCCAGACCGTTCCTTCCCCAAGACATTCAATGAAGCACACTACAAAATTTGCTCTATTTTGCGACGTTTCACTTGTGTCACGTATAATAGTTTTTCATCACGAAAAATACCCGATGATATTTTTTTTGAATGTCACCCCGACCGTTACGGAAGTGCCGACAAGAAAAATTAAATTTTGACGGTGCCGCTTTTTTCGTCACGCAAGATCGCATCTTAGTTGACGAACAAAAAAATTATCGCCGAAGCTAACTTCTGCAATGGCCTAACAATGTCACTAGAACTGTTACAGTATACAACCTGCTCGTCCCTCATCGTAGTTTTCAGTGACGATACATCCGACACGAACAACCGAACAACCATGTTTGACCAATCAACGTGTCTGACATACGGGCCCATAATCTGCTGACGTGACACTAACAGCCCAGGTTTTATCGCCGACGGTGCCCGTCAGTAATAAGTTGGGCGTCAGTTTTGACTGGTCAACGCCACTGACATATGGGCCAAGAATTTACTGACGTGGCTGCTTATATATGGGACCAGAGGTGGGGGGCGTGGCTGCTTACATGTCGGTCCATACGCTGGTGACGGTATCCATAACTGACACATTTTGTACACTCCAATAATTTGTTTTATATTTAAATTTGCTGCCAAATTGGAATAAATTTCATCATTTGCTCTCACAACTTTGATTCATAATTGGCGACGTTACACTTGAGAACCATGTGACAAAGTATTGCACAACACAGTATGACACTTGTCAGCTTCAACTGCATCCTGTTGCTCTC from Triticum aestivum cultivar Chinese Spring chromosome 3B, IWGSC CS RefSeq v2.1, whole genome shotgun sequence includes these protein-coding regions:
- the LOC123064791 gene encoding BTB/POZ domain-containing protein At1g50280-like — encoded protein: MDKVWDLKVHVDGRHALLLHQSVMCAFSGRLRAMATRETKAESGGGAEASLCVDLAGFPGGGEGFDLVAQFCYSNGRLPPLRPSDLPLVHCAAAFLEMTEEVRAGNLLAQAEAFVDVGLCYWSWADVLAAVKSCEAFGADVSGLRAKLLSALFSRIAEGTETSNSSSSSSPDTVRGSSGRPSPAKTPESVRRSCLGGGREWWFDDVASLSPPTVEKAMQLVGCYGVDNKNLTLTRFLLHYLPRAAALRKVDNSGSLVGLADTAVHGVAHSGGGAAFSCRGLFWVLRVVSAVGLSKECRRKMEVLVGQMLDQATLDDLLVSGDGSGVYDVSLVTRLVRVFVRSMDEEEAGSSQRMRKVGRLMDKYLAEISPDHGLRVSRFLAVAESLPDSARDCYDGVYRAVDIYLESHAELTVGECATLCRCLNHKKLTLEACKDLTRNRRIPTDISVQALSLHLQPNVLRLPSLLPISRWVGADGEKKEALRLSLRRMQGRLAELQLTCKETRGKTRASSGIAAKGSKSVGGRGLPWMC